A single region of the Brachypodium distachyon strain Bd21 chromosome 3, Brachypodium_distachyon_v3.0, whole genome shotgun sequence genome encodes:
- the LOC100841035 gene encoding vesicle-associated protein 2-1 — MGGSGTLISVYPDDLTFLFELDKPCYCNLKVVNNSEHHVAFKVKTTSPRKYFVRPNASIVQPWDSCTITITLQAQKEYPPDMQSKDKFLIQSTKVAASTDMDEIPPDTFNKEGDKVIEEMKLRVVYTLPSGSSDDSGVTSSANRSFRQGSDDLSMLKNASIEEIQTIQRLKEERDNNLQQNQQMQRELDVLRRCRSRKGDMGFSLTFAAFAGIIGILVGLLMSLIFSSPPATA; from the exons ATGGGGGGAAGCGGGACGCTGATCTCCGTCTACCCAGACGACCTCACCTTCCTGT TCGAGCTGGACAAGCCGTGCTACTGCAATCTCAAGGTCGTGAACAACAGCGAGCACCATGTTGCGTTCAAG gtcaAGACGACATCTCCGAGGAAGTATTTCGTCCGGCCGAATGCCAGCATCGTCCAGCCGTGGGATTCTTGCACCATAACAA TTACCCTACAGGCACAGAAAGAGTACCCACCAGATATGCAATCCAAGGATAAGTTCTTGATTCAGAGCACCAAGGTGGCTGCCAGTACCGACATGGACGAAATCCCCCCTGATACG TTCAACAAGGAAGGTGACAAGGTGATTGAGGAAATGAAGCTTAGGGTTGTTTACACATTGCCCAGTGGAAGCTCAGACGACTCTGGTGTTACATCTTCCGCAAACAGGAGCTTCAGACAGGGGTCTGATGATCTCTCG ATGCTGAAGAATGCAAGCATTGAAGAG ATCCAGACAATACAGCGCCTGAAGGAAGAAAGGGATAATAATCTTCAGCAAAATCAGCAAATGCAACGTGAACTG GATGTGCTGAGGAGGTGTAGAAGCCGCAAAGGCGACATGGGTTTCTCCTTGACGTTCGCTGCTTTCGCTGGGATCATAGGTATCCTGGTCGGGCTCTTGATGAGCCTCATCTTCTCTTCCCCACCGGCGACTGCTTAG
- the LOC100842552 gene encoding 50S ribosomal protein L19-2, chloroplastic — MAAATAAATGTLLPHALFNHRSPPPPQLLAVSSSFRRLSISATHRRTNHLVAHADAGAAEPEPTADPTPEAEDVAAAADTEEGEAEGAVAVAEEVDEPPPRKKSIKFGEIIGILNKQFIEEAEKVKTLPDLRPGDIIELRMQRPNKRRLSLFKGIIIAKHKSGVHTTIRVRRIIAGVGVEITFPIYSPRIKEIKVIRHKKVRRAKLYYLKNKLPRFSTFK; from the exons atggccgccgccaccgccgccgctaccGGCACACTACTCCCCCACGCTCTATTCAATCACcgctcgcctccgccgccgcagctcctcgcggtctcctcctccttccgccGCCTCTCCATATCCGCCACCCATCGCCGGACCAACCATTTAGTCGCCCACGCAGACGCCGGTGCCGCAGAACCAGAGCCTACGGCCGATCCTACTCCTGAGGCTGAGGATGTCGCTGCCGCAGCTGACACCGAAgagggggaggcggagggTGCGGTCGCAGTGGCGGAGGAAGTGGacgagccgccgccgaggaaaAAGTCGATTAAGTTCGGCGAGATCATCGGG ATTCTGAACAAGCAGTTCATTGAGGAGGCTGAGAAGGTGAAAACACTTCCAGATCTGAGGCCTGGTGACATCATTGAGCTTAGAATG CAACGGCCCAACAAGAGGAGATTGTCACTCTTTAAGGGTATAATCATTGCAAAGCACAAATCTGGTGTTCACACGACAATCCGTGTCAGAAGGATTATTGCTGGTGTTGGAGTTGAAATTACATTCCCTAT ATACTCACCAAGAATCAAGGAGATTAAAGTAATCAGACACAAGAAAGTGAGGAGGGCAAAGCTGTACTACCTGAAGAACAAGCTTCCCCGCTTCTCAACCTTCAAGTAA
- the LOC100841944 gene encoding putative glycerol-3-phosphate transporter 4 has product MAEPPPAPPMPKAPPRPRPRHHHAPPGLRAVPAFSYNAHRSLVLGLTFLAYALYHASRKPPSIVKRALSESWPPFYDPALLGETDVAFLAFYSLGMFGAGHLGDRLDLRLFLAAGMVGSGAAVALFGVGYFLSLHSLAFYVVAQAIAGLLQSTGWPSVVAIVGNWFCGRRRGLIMGVWNAHTSVGNISGSLIAAAVLKYGWGWSFVVPGGLIAIGGVLVFFFLAPYPEDVGFAPLPPKQASETSTDEEDRSISIAGGTGEEGRRDAVGIWKAFSIPGVFTFAACLFFAKLVAYTFLYWLPFYLTQTAIGGEYMSVTDAGYLSVLFDVGGIIGGILAGFMSDQLDARATTAAIFMYLAIPSLYAFHAYGSTSKVTNIALMMISGLFVNGPYALITTAVSADLGTHKSLKGDSRALATVTAIIDGTGSLGAALGPFVTGFISKTGWDSVFIMLILCAFIAGACLSGLVKAETLQIIQNWRNRSTNTQNGIADPGAEPLLGGST; this is encoded by the exons ATGGCGGAGCCACCGCCCGCACCGCCCATGCCGAAGgcaccgccgcggccgcggccgcgccacCACCACGCGCCGCCGGGCCTCCGCGCCGTGCCCGCCTTCTCCTACAACGCCCACCGCAGCCTCGTCCTCGGGCTCACCTTCCTCGCATATGCCCTCTACCACGCCTCCCGAAAGCCGCCCAGCATCGTGAAGCGCGCCCTATCCGAGTCGTGGCCACCCTTCTACGACCCCGCCCTCCTCGGCGAGACGGACGTCGCGTTCCTCGCCTTCTATTCGCTCGGCATGTTCGGCGCCGGCCATCTCGGcgatcgcctcgatctccgCCTCTTCCTCGCCGCAGGAATGGTCGGAAGCGGCGCAGCCGTTGCGCTCTTCGGTGTTGGGTACTTCCTTTCCCTCCACTCGCTCGCGTTCTACGTCGTCGCCCAGGCGATCGCGGGCCTGCTGCAGTCCACCGGTTGGCCCTCCGTGGTGGCCATCGTCGGCAACTGGTTCTGCGGCCGGAGACGCGGCCTCATAATGGGCGTATGGAACGCGCACACCTCCGTTGGAAACATCAGCGGCTcgctcatcgccgccgccgtgctcaaGTACGGGTGGGGCTGGTCGTTTGTGGTCCCAGGAGGGCTCATTGCGATCGGTGGTGTTCTCGTGTTTTTCTTCCTCGCACCGTACCCAGAGGACGTCGGCTTCGCTCCATTGCCGCCCAAGCAGGCCAGTGAGACGAGCACGGACGAGGAGGACAGAAGCATTAGCATCGCTGGTGGCACAGGCGAGGAGGGCAGGAGGGATGCTGTGGGGATTTGGAAGGCGTTCTCGATTCCGGGAGTGTTCACGTTCGCGGCCTGCCTCTTCTTTGCCAAGCTGGTCGCCTACACGTTTCTGTACTGGCTCCCGTTCTACTTGACCCAAACTG CTATTGGAGGAGAGTACATGTCGGTCACAGATGCTGGTTATCTATCCGTTTTGTTCGATGTAGGTGGAATCATTGGTGGAATTCTCGCTGGGTTCATGTCTGACCAGCTCGATGCTAGGGCCACTACTGCAGCAATCTTTATGTACCTGGCGATTCCGTCTCTTTACGCCTTTCATGCTTATGGCAGTACTTCCAAAGTGACAAACATTGCCTTGATGATGATCAGTGGCTTGTTTGTTAATGGACCTTATGCTCTGATAACAACTGCAGTCTCAGCTGATCTGGGAACTCACAAATCCCTCAAAGGAGATTCTCGTGCGTTGGCCACAGTCACGGCAATTATAGATGGGACAGGATCGCTTGGTGCTGCGTTAGGGCCATTTGTGACGGGATTCATTTCAAAAACTGGATGGGATTCAGTGTTCATAATGCTTATACTTTGTGCATTTATTGCTGGTGCATGTTTATCAGGTCTTGTGAAAGCAGAAACTCTGCAGATTATTCAGAACTGGAGGAACCGTTCAACTAACACGCAGAATGGAATTGCAG ATCCTGGTGCTGAACCACTTTTAGGGGGGAGTACTTGA
- the LOC104584294 gene encoding vegetative cell wall protein gp1, whose translation MALLIPLVLALLVASAGAQMPPVQPPPTPSAPQAPTAPPAGNPPPAPTAPPAGNPPPAPTAPPAGNPPPAPTMAPPQAPQAPATPPPAPQAPLAPMTPPLSPTTPPPAPTTPPPSPPTQPPPAPATPPPSPPATPPPAPATPPPSPPMSPPPATPPPMATPPPSMAPTTAPTTAPATSPAATPSMSPTSPKTPSPAGALSPSGPALAPAGGTPTTDSSATTARSAGAAALVVALATAGLAVFL comes from the coding sequence ATGGCACTCCTCATCCCGCTCGTCCTCGCGCTCCtcgtcgcctccgccggcgcgcAGATGCCGCCcgtgcagccgccgccgacgcccagCGCGCCACAAGCCCCGACGGCACCGCCGGCCGGGAACCCGCCCCCGGCGCCCACCGCGCCTCCCGCGGGCAACCCGCCTCCCGCGCCCACCGCTCCACCGGCCGGCAACCCGCCTCCGGCTCCCACCATGGCGCCTCCTCAGGCTCCACAGGCCCCGGCCACTCCCCCTCCGGCGCCACAAGCGCCCCTGGCCCCAATGACCCCTCCGCTTTCTCCCACCacgccgcctcctgctcccACAACCCCTCCCCCGTCTCCTCCCACGCAGCCTCCGCCCGCCCCTGCAACCCCTCCCCCGTCCCCCCCGGCCACGCCGCCCCCGGCACccgccaccccgccgccgtccccgcccatGTCGCCGCCACCCGCCACGCCTCCTCCCATGGCGACCCCGCCTCCGTCCATGGCGCCCACCACCGCCCCGACCACCGCCCCGGCGACGTCCCCCGCCGCGACGCCCTCGATGTCTCCCACAAGCCCCAAGACGCCATCCCCCGCCGGCGCGCTATCTCCGTCCGGCCCAGCGCTCGCGCCCGCGGGCGGCACGCCGACCACCGACAGCAGCGCCACGACCGCGCGctcggccggcgccgcggcgctcGTGGTGGCATTGGCCACCGCGGGgctcgccgtcttcctctgA